AAAGTGGCTTTTTGAAAATGTAGTTTTACTTTCAGAAGGTGAATCAATGGAACATCTCACTCCTTGGAATTGTGATTCGGTTGAAGTTAATAAGATTATGCATTAACTGCCCAAGAAAATGACGGATACTTTTAAGCTTACAAATTATTACGTATCAAACTTAAAGTTAATCCTAAATTCAAAAAGGCTACCCAAACCGGATAGCCTTTAGTATTAATTATTACCTGAAATATCCATAAGGGCTAGTTGAGCTGACCTACAAAGTAGGTTCTGCTCCAACTTTATCTTATGGAAATTATTATTCTACTACTTTTTGTTTATTACTAATTACTTCATCTATATATAAATTATGAATATTTAATTCATTAGCTTTAAGCTTTATATTTTCAAATAAAAAATATTTCCCATAAAATTCTGTATG
Above is a genomic segment from Thiospirochaeta perfilievii containing:
- a CDS encoding transposase domain-containing protein — translated: METAKLNGLNPYAYLKWLFENVVLLSEGESMEHLTPWNCDSVEVNKIMH